The following proteins are encoded in a genomic region of Acidimicrobiales bacterium:
- a CDS encoding amino acid permease, which translates to MRSATPRIDRRAPAALPTPESLELPESLGYRIKKRLLGPPLVSEQLRTERLGKPTALAVLSSDVLSSSAYATEQILRVLVVAVGVAAFSLTVPVTLAILVVLLFVTLSYREVIWAYPKAGGAYVVSRENFGPNIAQIAGVSLLIDYTLTVAVSMAAGVSALTSAVPSLTPYTVELSVAFVLLIAYANLRGIREAGRLFALPTYLFLANMAALIGVGLVKSVLGDLHAHSVHAAGAITSGSGGSGLLLGASLFIILRAFADGGSALTGTEAISNAVSVFRPPERKNARATLVIMSLILGSLVLGVSLLASWVHAVPFVSQSPTVLSQVARFVYGTGALGNFLFYFLQIATLFILVLAANTSFTGFPFLASFVGEDSFLPRQLTRRGHRLVFSNGIIVLTVVSVALLVVTGAQVASLISLYAIGVFTGFTMAGAGMVRYHLRLRESGWRHRLAVNGAAALLSFVVDIVIVVTKFTQGAWLVVVLLPFLVFVFIRLNRQYRNEEAELEEGAPELVEVPIPRRHFVFVLIDRLDLAAVRAIQYARTLGPDQLHLVHFVLDERAARLLEEEWTRLGMAGLSLELVDVPDRRLRRAILEMVAEALSNEGSEATVLLPRRIYPQQWTRLLHDRTADSIAETVDQLPNARATIVPFQVGKGVSASQRVLRRTPALRPQGRRRVRQSTGGATARSDRAIVGTTPIGQVQWRQRARVAGRVKSVSVQPSSVSPSLLCKLVDPTGGLTLVFPGRRKVAGIEPGARLVAEGTVGEQGGRLAIFSPDYELIAPGGSESSDSED; encoded by the coding sequence GTGAGGAGCGCCACGCCCCGAATCGACCGCAGGGCCCCCGCCGCGCTCCCCACCCCGGAGTCGCTGGAGCTCCCCGAGTCTCTGGGCTATCGCATCAAGAAGCGGCTGCTGGGGCCACCACTGGTCAGCGAGCAGCTGCGCACCGAGCGCCTGGGAAAGCCGACGGCGCTGGCGGTTCTCTCGTCCGACGTGCTCTCGTCCTCGGCCTACGCCACCGAGCAGATCCTGCGGGTCCTGGTCGTGGCGGTGGGTGTGGCGGCCTTCTCGCTCACGGTGCCGGTCACGCTCGCCATCCTGGTGGTGCTGCTCTTCGTCACCCTCTCCTACCGGGAGGTCATCTGGGCCTACCCCAAGGCCGGGGGGGCGTACGTGGTGAGCCGGGAGAACTTCGGCCCGAACATCGCCCAGATCGCCGGTGTGTCGTTGCTCATCGACTACACGCTCACGGTCGCGGTCTCCATGGCGGCCGGTGTCTCGGCCCTGACCTCAGCGGTGCCTTCTCTGACGCCTTACACGGTCGAGCTGTCCGTCGCCTTCGTCCTCCTGATCGCATACGCCAACCTGCGAGGGATCCGGGAGGCGGGGCGCCTCTTCGCCCTCCCCACGTATCTCTTCCTTGCCAACATGGCCGCCCTGATCGGCGTCGGCCTCGTGAAGAGCGTGCTCGGCGACCTGCATGCGCACTCGGTCCACGCGGCCGGGGCCATCACGTCGGGGAGCGGGGGCAGCGGGCTGCTCCTTGGCGCCTCGTTGTTCATCATCCTGCGGGCTTTCGCCGACGGCGGGTCCGCCCTCACGGGGACCGAGGCCATCTCCAATGCGGTGAGCGTGTTCCGTCCCCCCGAGCGCAAGAACGCCCGGGCCACCCTCGTCATCATGAGTCTTATCCTGGGATCGTTGGTCCTCGGGGTGTCGCTGCTCGCCAGCTGGGTCCACGCCGTTCCCTTCGTGTCCCAGAGCCCGACCGTGCTGTCGCAGGTGGCCAGGTTCGTCTACGGCACCGGGGCCCTGGGGAACTTCCTCTTCTACTTCCTGCAGATCGCCACCCTCTTCATCCTGGTGCTGGCGGCCAACACCAGCTTCACCGGCTTCCCCTTCCTGGCCAGCTTCGTGGGCGAGGACTCCTTCCTGCCTCGCCAGCTGACCCGCAGGGGGCACCGCCTGGTCTTCTCCAACGGGATCATCGTGCTGACCGTCGTGTCCGTCGCGCTCCTGGTGGTCACCGGGGCCCAGGTCGCCTCGCTTATCTCCCTGTACGCCATCGGCGTCTTCACCGGCTTCACCATGGCCGGAGCGGGGATGGTCAGGTACCACCTCAGGCTCCGGGAGAGCGGATGGCGCCACCGGCTGGCCGTGAATGGCGCCGCCGCGCTGCTGTCCTTCGTGGTCGACATCGTGATCGTCGTCACCAAGTTCACGCAGGGCGCCTGGCTGGTGGTGGTGCTCCTTCCCTTCCTGGTCTTCGTCTTCATCCGCCTCAACCGCCAGTACCGCAACGAAGAGGCGGAGCTCGAAGAGGGGGCGCCCGAGCTGGTCGAGGTCCCGATCCCTCGTCGCCATTTCGTCTTCGTGCTGATCGATCGCCTCGACCTGGCCGCCGTCCGGGCCATCCAGTACGCCCGCACCCTGGGCCCGGACCAGCTGCACCTGGTGCACTTCGTGCTCGACGAGCGTGCCGCACGCCTCCTGGAGGAGGAGTGGACCCGGCTCGGGATGGCGGGCCTCTCACTGGAGTTGGTCGACGTCCCCGACCGGCGGCTCCGCCGGGCCATCCTGGAGATGGTCGCCGAGGCGCTCAGCAACGAGGGGTCCGAGGCGACCGTGCTGCTTCCCCGCCGGATCTATCCCCAACAGTGGACACGCCTGCTGCACGACCGAACGGCCGACAGCATCGCCGAGACGGTGGACCAGCTCCCCAACGCCCGCGCCACGATCGTCCCCTTCCAGGTGGGCAAGGGTGTGTCGGCGAGCCAGCGCGTCCTTCGCCGCACGCCGGCGCTCAGGCCCCAGGGCCGTCGGCGGGTCCGTCAGTCCACTGGCGGCGCCACGGCCCGCTCGGACCGGGCCATCGTCGGCACCACCCCCATTGGCCAGGTGCAGTGGCGGCAGCGGGCCCGCGTCGCCGGGCGGGTGAAGTCGGTGTCGGTGCAGCCGTCCTCGGTGTCCCCCAGCCTGCTGTGCAAGCTGGTCGACCCGACCGGCGGCCTGACCCTGGTGTTCCCGGGCCGTCGCAAGGTCGCCGGCATCGAGCCCGGTGCCCGCCTGGTGGCCGAGGGCACGGTGGGTGAGCAGGGGGGCCGTCTGGCCATCTTCAGCCCCGACTACGAGCTCATCGCCCCCGGGGGCTCCGAGAGCTCCGACTCCGAAGACTGA